In Symmachiella dynata, the following are encoded in one genomic region:
- a CDS encoding Na/Pi cotransporter family protein — MPLDILFAATGGTAETELTSIDLATLTQLIFGAVGGLGLFLLGMKNMSEGMQAVAGSGLRRMISAVTDNRYLATIVGVVVTCFVQSSSVTTVMVVGFVNGSLMTLSQAIGVIMGANIGTTITGWILVLKIGKYGLPMLGLAAFVYLFSKNDRLRYLAMTFMGVGMVFFGLELMKDSCALIKDLPAFEAAIHRFTADSAMGVAQCLLVGCILTVLVQSSSATLGITIAAATQGLINYETAAALVLGENIGTTITALLASIGATTNARRAAYFHVLFNMVGVLWISIIFFQYVRFIPWLTFDFLPRTSAFLTGSQFVPPEKAIPNVALAIAATHTVFNLANTLVFLPFGGRFAKTMKWLVPDTGVKETPHLTNLDIRMLETPVIGIEQSRGEIIHMGEGCEKMMAWLKELTHQDTPDEQLKHKLFHREEVLDSIQDEVVVFMTNLLSANVPHEIIEEGRQQLRMADELESISDYIRSILKFDLKLRQQGHRFDAKHRADLDRLHEEAEAFLKFIVESFKSRQGDVMPEAQRRASEIKRLAKKLRKQHVEWLSHEKVPPFVSVAFTSTLNSYVRVRDHALNVAEALSGEK, encoded by the coding sequence ATGCCCCTCGACATTCTCTTTGCTGCTACCGGCGGAACTGCCGAAACCGAGCTGACTTCCATTGATCTCGCGACCTTGACTCAGCTGATTTTTGGAGCAGTGGGTGGCTTGGGGCTGTTTTTACTGGGCATGAAAAACATGTCCGAGGGCATGCAGGCAGTTGCTGGGAGCGGCTTGCGGCGCATGATCAGCGCCGTGACCGACAACCGCTATTTGGCCACCATTGTCGGCGTTGTCGTCACTTGTTTTGTGCAATCCAGCTCGGTGACAACCGTAATGGTCGTCGGTTTCGTCAACGGCAGTTTGATGACACTCAGCCAGGCCATCGGCGTGATCATGGGGGCCAACATCGGCACGACAATCACTGGATGGATTCTGGTCTTGAAAATCGGCAAATATGGTCTGCCCATGCTAGGGCTGGCCGCCTTCGTTTATCTATTCAGCAAAAACGATCGCTTGCGTTATCTCGCCATGACGTTCATGGGCGTCGGCATGGTCTTTTTCGGACTGGAGTTGATGAAAGACTCCTGTGCGTTGATCAAGGATTTGCCCGCTTTCGAAGCGGCTATTCATCGCTTCACTGCAGACAGCGCCATGGGGGTTGCCCAATGCCTGTTGGTTGGTTGCATTTTGACCGTCCTCGTACAATCCTCGTCAGCCACTTTGGGGATCACGATTGCCGCGGCGACGCAGGGATTGATCAATTACGAAACGGCAGCAGCGCTCGTTTTGGGCGAAAACATCGGCACAACCATCACGGCGCTGCTCGCCTCGATCGGGGCGACGACGAACGCCCGTCGTGCTGCTTATTTTCACGTGCTGTTTAACATGGTGGGCGTCTTGTGGATCTCGATCATCTTTTTTCAATATGTGCGTTTTATCCCCTGGCTCACTTTTGATTTCCTACCGCGCACCAGTGCGTTTTTAACGGGCAGTCAATTCGTTCCCCCGGAAAAAGCGATTCCGAATGTGGCGCTGGCCATTGCCGCCACGCATACGGTGTTCAATCTCGCCAATACGTTGGTCTTTCTTCCCTTTGGGGGACGGTTTGCCAAAACCATGAAATGGCTCGTCCCCGACACGGGTGTGAAAGAGACGCCGCATCTGACGAACCTGGACATCCGCATGCTGGAAACCCCCGTCATTGGGATCGAGCAATCACGTGGCGAAATCATTCATATGGGTGAAGGCTGCGAAAAAATGATGGCTTGGCTCAAGGAGCTCACCCATCAGGACACACCGGACGAGCAACTCAAACACAAGCTGTTTCACCGTGAAGAGGTTCTCGACTCGATTCAGGACGAGGTCGTGGTTTTCATGACCAACTTGCTGTCGGCCAACGTTCCGCACGAGATCATCGAGGAAGGCCGTCAGCAGTTAAGGATGGCGGACGAATTGGAATCGATCAGTGACTACATTCGCAGTATCCTGAAATTCGATCTCAAGTTGCGACAGCAAGGACACCGCTTTGATGCGAAGCATCGTGCCGATCTCGATCGATTGCACGAGGAAGCCGAGGCGTTTCTCAAGTTCATCGTTGAATCGTTCAAGTCTCGGCAAGGCGATGTGATGCCCGAAGCGCAACGGCGAGCGTCGGAAATCAAACGTCTCGCTAAAAAGTTGCGGAAGCAACACGTCGAATGGCTGTCGCACGAAAAAGTCCCACCGTTTGTCAGTGTCGCCTTTACGTCGACGCTGAATTCGTACGTCCGCGTGCGGGACCACGCGTTGAATGTCGCCGAAGCCCTTTCCGGCGAAAAGTAG
- a CDS encoding Mrp/NBP35 family ATP-binding protein, translating to MADTPITEAAIIDCAGRLTDPELGRSFADAHMLTGATVESAGDIHVQVELPTPAYPGRERITDAIAAAIKEKFPAAGPVTVDYSWKVSGKDSGGSIGLRCKNVIAVGSGKGGVGKSTVAASLAYGLHTLGARVGLMDADVYGPSIPHMLGASGQPAMVEKQGEDGQTVRRIEPVVVDGLKTMSMGYLVPPEEAVIWRGPMLHGAITQFLKDTDWGELDYLFIDLPPGTGDVTLTLSQLLGLAGAVVVCTPQQVALLDAIKALKMFEKVKIPVLGIVENMSGDIFGRGGAQQASQKHNVPFLGELPIDSRIRIDADAGHLQKLFDDDSTAKPHLLKICERVAIEIAKNAQVSSQMPSLEIL from the coding sequence ATGGCAGATACACCGATTACAGAAGCAGCAATCATCGATTGTGCTGGTCGTTTGACCGATCCCGAACTGGGACGTTCCTTCGCGGATGCCCACATGCTCACCGGCGCAACAGTCGAATCCGCCGGCGACATTCACGTCCAGGTTGAATTGCCGACTCCCGCCTATCCAGGACGGGAACGCATCACCGACGCGATTGCCGCCGCCATCAAGGAAAAATTCCCTGCAGCGGGACCAGTCACTGTCGACTACTCCTGGAAAGTCAGCGGCAAAGACTCGGGTGGCTCGATTGGATTGCGCTGCAAAAACGTGATTGCCGTCGGCAGCGGCAAGGGGGGCGTGGGCAAGAGCACCGTGGCGGCATCGCTGGCGTACGGCTTGCACACACTCGGCGCCCGCGTGGGCTTGATGGATGCCGATGTCTACGGTCCTAGTATTCCGCACATGCTGGGCGCCAGCGGCCAACCGGCGATGGTCGAAAAACAAGGCGAAGATGGACAAACCGTGCGCCGCATCGAACCGGTAGTCGTCGACGGGCTCAAAACGATGTCGATGGGCTATCTCGTGCCCCCCGAAGAAGCCGTGATCTGGCGGGGACCGATGCTGCATGGTGCGATTACGCAGTTTCTCAAAGACACTGATTGGGGAGAACTGGATTACCTGTTCATCGACCTGCCGCCGGGAACCGGGGACGTCACTTTGACGTTGTCGCAGTTGTTGGGCTTAGCCGGCGCGGTCGTCGTCTGCACGCCGCAACAAGTCGCGTTGCTCGATGCGATTAAAGCACTGAAAATGTTTGAGAAGGTCAAGATTCCCGTACTGGGCATCGTCGAAAATATGTCGGGCGACATCTTCGGCCGTGGAGGAGCGCAACAGGCTTCGCAAAAACACAACGTTCCGTTTTTGGGGGAATTGCCGATCGATTCCCGCATCCGCATCGATGCCGACGCGGGCCACCTGCAAAAACTCTTCGACGACGACAGCACGGCCAAGCCGCATCTCTTGAAAATCTGTGAACGGGTTGCGATTGAAATCGCCAAGAATGCACAGGTCAGCTCGCAGATGCCGTCGTTGGAAATTCTCTGA
- a CDS encoding glutamine synthetase adenylyltransferase: MYQSFSKLFERGELDDSGAREFLATVGFTDPAAAYERLTQIAEAGPHRSEFCRCLPTLLITMADIADPDGVLIKFDHFLQNVPDKLEMFRFMGDSPRAVEMLVGLYMSSEFLSEILRKNPAYLAPLAQHQHLAELKSRQDFFAAAQESMAGMANDAAQLDALRRYQRWELLRIGACDLFGLADLKSVTVQLSLLADALVQSCLIIAARQANVEPDNFAVIAMGKLGGEELNYSSDIDLIFLTNGDAGSFRRLGQNLIRGINQSTQEGFLYRVDMRLRPWGRSGELVTKVSGYLDYLKTNAMLWEKQALLKGRIIAGEMELGNAFLAEARRDIYVTTPDEVRTGVHRMKQQIEADLKQKGRKFGEVKLGAGSIRDVEFVAQYLQLAYGGKHEQIRTFNTLDALVRLADFGLLNAQEYRILTDGYVFLRKVEHSLQLMHYKQAHTLPKSEEELNYLARRLDFQDSAHFLTHYRKHSEQIRNVYQQHFESDRDPLDTLVVEVPKSAASPARPQDAAEADLFSPEETAQHEQMAARLSNDHLVEVAATVDEDGRWQVTIVCVDHTGQLSLICGLLFVHGFHIDAGNVVSRSYTDSSAGHGNLQRMVAVLTVRPDTGVISEELWTRYAEELLELTAKVHSGDPFEAQGGLARRVGLALGQLSGVSTTLYPMNIKIDNDASADFTVLYIDAADTIGFLYELTNSLALNNIYLARVVVQLSEDRVYDTLYITDDQGHKITDPAQQRELRAATVLTKWFTQLLPNAPNPESALLHFREFVEQMFSRDDWLDEIATLSNSKVLEALARLLGVSDFLWADFLRMQHENLFPVVSDVDGLESAKTKDQLREELLELLESAEDREEKVERLNKFKDREMFRADMRHILGHVTEFGQFASELTDIAEVVVDAAYQLVMTRLLHRYGDPKLKDGSPCPMAVCALGKCGGREMGYASDVELMFVYAGAGRTTGPEQITNTEFYRKLVERIPRTISARRKGIFEIDLRLRPYGKAGALAVSWEAFEQYFMPGSPAWPYERQALVKLRPIGGDEEFGKQVVSLRDRCIYTGEPFDVTAMRGMRERQLRELVKPGTFNAKLSPGGLVDVEYLVQGMQITNGHTDPELRATNTRAALKALRNAGILTELTRKELRKAYVFFRRLIDALRMVRGDARDLTVPPTDSEEFETLARRLNYEDVADLHDDLMRHSQKVQELSHLID; this comes from the coding sequence ATGTACCAAAGCTTCAGCAAACTTTTTGAACGTGGTGAACTGGACGATTCCGGCGCGCGAGAATTTTTGGCGACCGTTGGTTTCACCGATCCGGCAGCGGCGTACGAACGACTGACTCAAATCGCCGAAGCGGGGCCGCATCGTTCCGAGTTTTGCCGCTGCTTGCCGACCTTGCTGATTACGATGGCCGACATCGCCGACCCCGACGGCGTGTTGATTAAGTTCGACCATTTTTTGCAGAACGTGCCGGACAAGCTGGAAATGTTCCGCTTCATGGGGGACTCGCCCCGTGCGGTGGAGATGCTCGTCGGACTTTATATGAGCAGCGAGTTTCTCTCCGAGATCCTTCGCAAAAACCCCGCTTACCTTGCACCGTTGGCCCAGCACCAGCATCTGGCGGAATTAAAAAGCCGTCAGGATTTTTTTGCCGCGGCTCAAGAATCAATGGCCGGCATGGCCAACGATGCCGCCCAACTCGACGCGCTGCGCCGCTATCAGCGGTGGGAATTGCTGCGCATCGGGGCCTGTGACCTGTTCGGTTTGGCCGACTTAAAATCCGTCACGGTGCAATTGTCGTTGTTGGCCGATGCGCTGGTGCAGTCCTGTCTGATCATTGCTGCACGGCAAGCGAATGTAGAGCCGGACAATTTTGCCGTGATCGCCATGGGGAAACTGGGCGGTGAAGAGCTGAATTACAGCAGCGACATCGATCTGATTTTTCTGACCAACGGCGATGCGGGGAGTTTCCGGCGGTTGGGGCAAAACCTGATTCGGGGAATCAATCAATCGACCCAAGAAGGGTTTTTGTATCGCGTGGATATGCGGTTGCGTCCGTGGGGCCGGTCGGGTGAACTGGTGACGAAAGTTTCCGGGTATCTGGATTACCTCAAAACCAACGCCATGCTGTGGGAGAAACAAGCGTTACTCAAGGGGCGGATTATTGCCGGCGAAATGGAACTGGGCAATGCGTTTTTGGCCGAAGCCCGTCGGGATATCTATGTGACGACCCCCGACGAGGTCCGTACGGGCGTGCATCGCATGAAGCAGCAGATCGAAGCCGATTTGAAGCAAAAGGGGCGCAAGTTCGGTGAGGTGAAACTGGGAGCCGGGTCGATCCGCGATGTCGAATTCGTGGCCCAATATCTGCAATTGGCCTACGGCGGCAAACACGAACAGATCCGCACCTTCAACACGCTCGACGCACTGGTCCGCTTGGCGGATTTTGGACTGCTCAACGCGCAAGAATACCGCATTCTCACCGATGGCTATGTCTTCCTCAGAAAGGTCGAACACTCCCTGCAGCTAATGCATTACAAGCAAGCGCATACGTTGCCCAAGAGTGAAGAGGAACTCAATTACTTGGCCCGGCGGTTGGACTTTCAGGACTCGGCTCATTTCCTCACGCATTATCGCAAACACTCTGAGCAAATCCGCAACGTCTATCAACAACATTTTGAATCGGACCGAGACCCGCTCGATACTCTGGTCGTCGAAGTCCCCAAATCCGCGGCTTCTCCGGCGCGGCCGCAAGATGCCGCTGAGGCGGATCTGTTCTCACCGGAAGAAACTGCGCAGCACGAACAGATGGCGGCACGTTTGTCGAACGACCATCTGGTCGAAGTGGCTGCCACCGTTGATGAGGATGGACGCTGGCAGGTGACCATCGTCTGCGTGGATCATACGGGGCAGTTGTCGTTGATCTGCGGTTTGTTATTTGTGCATGGCTTTCACATCGACGCCGGCAACGTCGTCAGCCGTTCTTACACGGACAGTTCAGCCGGGCATGGCAACCTGCAGAGAATGGTTGCCGTATTAACGGTCCGGCCCGACACGGGGGTGATTAGCGAGGAGTTGTGGACCCGTTACGCCGAGGAGTTGTTGGAACTGACCGCCAAAGTGCACTCCGGCGATCCGTTCGAAGCGCAAGGCGGATTGGCGCGGCGGGTGGGATTGGCATTGGGACAACTGTCCGGCGTTTCGACGACGCTGTATCCAATGAATATCAAAATCGATAACGACGCCTCCGCCGATTTTACGGTGTTGTACATCGACGCGGCCGATACGATTGGCTTTTTATATGAACTGACCAATTCGCTCGCGCTGAACAACATTTACCTGGCCCGGGTAGTGGTCCAATTATCCGAAGATCGTGTGTACGACACGCTGTATATCACCGACGATCAAGGTCACAAAATCACCGACCCTGCGCAACAACGAGAACTCCGCGCAGCGACGGTCCTCACAAAATGGTTTACACAGTTATTGCCAAATGCTCCCAACCCGGAATCGGCGCTGCTGCATTTCCGGGAATTCGTCGAACAGATGTTCAGCCGCGATGATTGGCTTGATGAAATCGCGACGCTCTCCAATTCCAAAGTCTTAGAAGCACTGGCCCGCTTGTTGGGCGTGAGCGATTTTCTATGGGCCGACTTTTTGCGAATGCAGCACGAGAACCTCTTCCCCGTGGTGAGCGATGTCGATGGTTTGGAATCGGCCAAGACCAAAGATCAGCTGCGGGAGGAATTGCTGGAGTTGCTGGAATCGGCAGAGGATCGTGAGGAAAAAGTTGAGCGGCTAAACAAATTCAAGGATCGTGAAATGTTCCGCGCGGATATGCGGCACATTTTAGGGCATGTCACGGAATTCGGTCAGTTTGCCTCGGAGTTGACCGACATTGCCGAAGTCGTCGTCGATGCGGCCTATCAACTAGTCATGACGCGTTTGCTGCATCGTTATGGCGATCCCAAGTTAAAAGATGGTTCTCCCTGCCCGATGGCTGTCTGTGCCCTGGGGAAGTGCGGCGGTCGCGAAATGGGCTACGCTTCGGACGTCGAGTTGATGTTCGTCTACGCCGGTGCGGGACGGACGACCGGCCCGGAGCAAATCACGAATACCGAGTTTTATCGCAAGCTCGTCGAGCGGATTCCCCGCACGATTTCAGCCCGCCGCAAGGGGATTTTTGAAATCGATCTGCGGCTGCGGCCTTATGGCAAGGCGGGCGCGCTGGCCGTCTCTTGGGAGGCATTTGAACAGTATTTCATGCCGGGCAGCCCGGCGTGGCCCTATGAGCGGCAGGCGCTGGTCAAATTACGACCGATCGGTGGCGATGAGGAATTCGGCAAGCAGGTCGTCAGCTTGCGGGATCGCTGTATTTACACCGGCGAACCGTTTGACGTGACCGCCATGCGGGGCATGCGCGAACGCCAGCTGCGGGAATTGGTCAAACCAGGAACGTTTAACGCCAAGCTTTCTCCCGGCGGGCTGGTTGATGTGGAGTACCTGGTTCAGGGGATGCAGATCACCAACGGCCACACCGATCCGGAATTGCGGGCCACGAATACCCGGGCAGCTTTGAAAGCATTGCGCAATGCCGGTATCCTGACGGAACTAACACGCAAGGAATTGCGTAAGGCGTATGTCTTTTTCCGGCGGCTGATTGACGCTTTGCGGATGGTCCGCGGCGATGCCCGCGATCTCACCGTTCCTCCGACCGACAGTGAGGAATTCGAGACCTTGGCCCGCCGCCTCAACTATGAGGATGTCGCCGATCTGCATGACGATTTGATGCGACATTCTCAAAAAGTGCAAGAGTTGTCGCATTTGATTGATTAA
- the trpA gene encoding tryptophan synthase subunit alpha — protein sequence MTTPISKTFAQLKADGRMAFMPFITAGDPDIETTAALIRELAAQGVDLIEIGFPYSDPIADGPVIQASYTRALERKLHVDDIFACVQSVTESATGKFPNLVAMVAYAIVLRVGPETFVAKAKAAGFVGFIIPDLPADEAEEMTQIVRGAGLDLIQLIAPTTTRERTAKILELASGFLYCISIAGTTGVRDDLPPELYEQLEWLKTQTDVPLAVGFGVSRPEQVEPLRKLADGVIVGSAIVRAAEKSPAAMGELAAAMTAAAHGG from the coding sequence TTGACCACACCGATTAGCAAGACTTTTGCCCAACTCAAAGCCGACGGACGGATGGCGTTCATGCCGTTTATTACTGCCGGCGATCCCGATATCGAAACCACTGCCGCCTTGATTCGCGAGTTAGCGGCGCAGGGTGTCGATTTGATTGAAATCGGATTTCCCTACAGCGATCCCATCGCCGACGGCCCGGTGATTCAGGCTTCCTACACGCGGGCGCTCGAACGAAAACTGCACGTCGACGATATTTTTGCCTGCGTCCAATCGGTCACCGAGTCCGCTACGGGGAAATTCCCCAATTTGGTCGCGATGGTTGCCTATGCCATCGTGCTCCGCGTCGGCCCAGAGACCTTCGTCGCCAAGGCCAAAGCGGCCGGGTTCGTGGGATTCATCATTCCCGACTTGCCCGCCGATGAAGCAGAAGAGATGACGCAGATTGTCCGCGGAGCCGGGTTGGATTTGATTCAATTGATTGCGCCGACAACCACCCGCGAACGGACGGCTAAAATTCTAGAACTCGCCTCGGGCTTTCTGTACTGCATCAGCATTGCCGGCACGACAGGTGTCCGCGACGACCTGCCGCCGGAGTTGTACGAACAACTCGAATGGCTCAAAACGCAAACCGATGTCCCGCTGGCAGTCGGCTTCGGCGTCAGCCGCCCAGAACAGGTCGAACCGCTCCGCAAACTGGCCGACGGCGTGATCGTCGGCTCAGCCATCGTCCGCGCCGCTGAGAAAAGCCCCGCAGCGATGGGCGAATTGGCCGCCGCAATGACCGCCGCCGCACATGGTGGCTAG
- a CDS encoding zinc metallopeptidase: protein MIGFFDPRYLLFAAPAFLLMMWAQARVKSAYHRAMQIPAPLSGAAAARHILDQAGCQSVAIEEVGGQLSDHYDPRAKVLRLSHEVYQSRSMAAVGIAAHEAGHAMQDAQRYAPLVIRNFAVPAAMYGPRAFMVLFIGGLIFSMPGLMWLGVICYGGVLLFQLVNLPVEFDASNRAKAVLADLNIVDRDGALAVKDVLNAAGWTYVAATLQTLMTVLYYVMILMGGRSRD, encoded by the coding sequence ATGATTGGTTTTTTCGATCCCAGGTATTTGCTGTTTGCGGCCCCTGCGTTTCTTTTGATGATGTGGGCACAAGCACGCGTGAAAAGTGCGTATCACCGGGCGATGCAGATTCCCGCTCCCTTGAGCGGCGCTGCTGCGGCGCGGCATATTCTCGATCAAGCGGGTTGCCAAAGTGTCGCGATCGAAGAAGTCGGCGGGCAACTGTCTGATCACTACGATCCACGGGCAAAGGTCCTGCGGCTCAGCCACGAGGTGTATCAAAGCCGTTCGATGGCGGCGGTGGGCATCGCCGCCCACGAAGCCGGGCATGCCATGCAGGATGCGCAGCGCTACGCGCCGCTGGTGATCCGCAACTTCGCCGTCCCAGCCGCCATGTACGGACCGAGGGCGTTTATGGTGTTGTTCATTGGAGGATTGATATTCAGTATGCCGGGGCTGATGTGGTTGGGTGTGATTTGCTACGGCGGCGTGTTGTTGTTCCAGCTCGTGAATCTGCCCGTCGAATTCGACGCCAGCAACCGCGCCAAGGCGGTGCTGGCGGACCTGAATATCGTCGACCGCGACGGCGCGCTTGCCGTCAAAGACGTACTCAACGCCGCCGGATGGACATACGTCGCCGCCACGTTGCAAACGCTGATGACAGTCCTGTACTACGTCATGATCCTCATGGGCGGTCGCAGCCGGGACTGA
- a CDS encoding fumarylacetoacetate hydrolase family protein, with protein sequence MRLCRYELNGQIAVGFYTETSVIPLVAAAQAARVALPGSNSLLPYLTCGESREAVAALQSRIENLDDAGRAELSVPTDSVKLLVPIPAPTKLLLLAGNYTAHIEEGGGRAEERADTFPYVFMKPPLTTLTHPGDPIRVPAVSPDHVDWELELGVIIGRQCKGVSEAEALDYVAGYTVVNDISDRQFKPNPGRKQRDKDGFFDWLHGKWHDTFCPMGPCVLAADEQPDPQTMKLTLRVNGDVKQDSSTSEMVFPVAAIVEFISSYVTLEPGDIISTGTPAGVGKTTGTFLHAGDVVDAEIGGIGVLHNPVE encoded by the coding sequence ATGCGACTTTGCCGATACGAACTGAATGGACAAATTGCGGTTGGTTTTTATACGGAAACCTCCGTGATTCCTCTCGTGGCCGCCGCTCAGGCCGCGCGTGTCGCACTGCCGGGGAGCAACAGCCTGCTCCCGTATTTGACCTGCGGCGAATCGCGAGAAGCCGTTGCCGCCTTGCAGTCTCGGATTGAAAACCTCGACGATGCGGGGCGGGCGGAACTCTCCGTGCCGACCGATTCGGTGAAACTGCTGGTCCCCATTCCGGCTCCAACGAAACTATTGCTGCTGGCCGGAAACTACACCGCCCACATCGAAGAAGGGGGCGGCCGGGCGGAGGAACGGGCCGATACGTTTCCCTATGTCTTCATGAAGCCGCCGCTGACAACGCTCACACATCCCGGCGATCCGATCCGCGTGCCGGCTGTCTCGCCCGATCATGTCGATTGGGAATTGGAGCTGGGCGTGATCATTGGCCGGCAGTGCAAAGGAGTCAGCGAAGCGGAGGCATTGGACTATGTCGCCGGCTATACGGTCGTCAACGACATTTCCGATCGCCAATTCAAACCGAACCCCGGCCGCAAGCAGCGTGACAAAGATGGCTTCTTCGATTGGTTGCACGGCAAATGGCACGACACATTTTGCCCGATGGGTCCGTGCGTACTCGCCGCCGACGAACAACCCGACCCGCAAACCATGAAACTGACCCTCCGCGTCAACGGCGACGTGAAGCAAGATTCCTCGACATCCGAAATGGTCTTCCCGGTCGCCGCGATTGTGGAGTTCATCTCCAGTTATGTCACGTTGGAACCAGGCGACATCATCTCCACCGGCACCCCCGCCGGCGTCGGCAAAACCACCGGCACCTTCCTCCACGCAGGCGATGTGGTCGACGCCGAGATCGGCGGCATTGGAGTATTGCACAACCCGGTGGAGTAG